One Xiphophorus hellerii strain 12219 chromosome 24, Xiphophorus_hellerii-4.1, whole genome shotgun sequence DNA window includes the following coding sequences:
- the LOC116716158 gene encoding E3 ubiquitin-protein ligase Midline-1-like: MDTLESELTCPICLELFEDPLLLPCAHSLCFGCAHRILVSHCATNESVQSIGAFQCPTCRYVISLSPERGLEGLKRNVTLQNIIDRVQRASSSAGLPLPLAGPHSGPNSPIEEGSNRLALVPVSAAMSSPETPPEPVQCQFCEQDPPQDAVKTCVTCEVSYCEECLRATHPNKKPFTGHRLIEPMPDSHLRGLQCLEHEEEKVNMYCVTDDQLICSLCKLVGRHRDHQVAALSDRYEKLKQALDSNLSNLIKRNNELESLMGKLIQTCQHVEVNASRQEGKLLEECDVLIDIIQQRRQIIGSKIKEGKAQRLRKLAQQISNCKQCIERSSALITQADQTLKETDHARFLQTAKSINERVSMATASTQVLIPEIHLTDTFDTFALDFTREKKLLENLDYLTAPSAPCIREELCTASYDTISVHWTSDDEFTVVSYELQYAIFTGQSNIASLCNSLESWMIVPNIKQNHYTVHGLQSGTKYIFVVKAINQAGSRSSEPGTLKTNSQPFKLDPKSAHKKLKVSHDNLTVERDETTSKKGHSQDRFTSQSSYGVVGNVYIDSGRHYWEALIGGSTWYAIGIAYKSAPKHEWIGKNSASWVLCRCNNSWVVRHNSKELAIEPSPQLRRVGVLLDYDAGYVAFYDAVGSQHLHTFHVSFIQPVCPVFNVWNKCLTILTGLPIPDHLEGLEPGN, from the exons ATGGACACTCTGGAGTCAGAGCTGACCTGTCCAATCTGCCTGGAGCTCTTTGAAGACCCGCTGCTGCTCCCTTGTGCCCACAGCCTGTGCTTCGGCTGTGCCCACCGCATCCTCGTCTCCCACTGCGCCACCAACGAGTCCGTCCAGAGCATTGGCGCTTTTCAGTGCCCCACTTGTAGGTATGTAATTTCCCTGAGTCCGGAGCGTGGATTAGAAGGACTCAAGAGAAACGTGACCTTGCAGAACATTATCGATAGAGTTCAACGGGCCTCATCCTCGGCTGGCCTCCCTCTGCCGTTGGCCGGTCCCCACAGTGGGCCCAACTCTCCCATTGAGGAAGGGAGCAACCGGCTGGCTCTGGTTCCCGTCAGTGCCGCCATGTCCAGCCCAGAAACTCCGCCGGAACCAGTCCAATGCCAGTTCTGCGAGCAGGACCCACCCCAGGATGCCGTTAAGACGTGCGTGACATGCGAAGTGTCGTACTGCGAGGAGTGCCTCAGGGCAACTCACCCGAACAAGAAACCATTCACAGGTCACCGGCTCATTGAGCCAATGCCTGATTCTCACCTCAGAGGGCTCCAGTGCCTGGAGCatgaggaggagaaggtgaacATGTACTGCGTCACTGACGACCAGCTGATCTGCTCACTGTGCAAACTGGTTGGGAGGCACAGGGATCATCAAGTGGCAGCCCTAAGCGACCGCTACGAAAAATTAAAG CAAGCTCTTGACTCCAACCTGAGCAACTTGATCAAGAGGAACAATGAGCTAGAGTCGCTTATGGGGAAGCTGATCCAGACTTGTCAACATGTCGAG GTAAATGCATCGCGCCAGGAGGGCAAGCTCCTGGAGGAGTGCGACGTCCTGATTGACATCATCCAGCAGAGGAGGCAGATCATTGGCAGCAAGATTAAAGAGGGGAAG GCTCAAAGGCTTCGGAAGCTGGCCCAGCAGATTTCCAACTGCAAGCAGTGCATCGAGAGATCCTCGGCCCTCATCACACAGGCCGATCAGACACTGAAGGAAACGGATCACGCTCGCTTCCTGCAGACGGCCAAGAGCATCAATGAAAG ggtttccatggcaacagcatCAACCCAGGTGCTGATTCCAGAGATCCACCTGACAGACACGTTTGACACGTTTGCTCTGGATTTCACCAGAGAGAAGAAGTTGCTGGAGAATCTGGATTACCTCACAG CTCCAAGCGCTCCATGCATAAGGGAAGAGTTGTGCACAGCTTCCTATGACACAATCAGTGTCCACTGGACATCAGATGATGAATTCACAGTTGTGTCCTATGAGCTGCAGTACGCCATCTTCACCGGACAGTCCAACATCGCCA GTCTATGTAACTCATTAGAAAGTTGGATGATTGTTCCAAACATCAAGCAAAACCACTACACAGTGCATGGTTTGCAGAGCGGCACCAAGTACATTTTTGTTGTCAAGGCCATTAATCAAGCAGGAAGCAGAAGCAGTGAGCCGGGGACTCTAAAAACCAACA GCCAGCCATTCAAACTGGATCCAAAATCTGCTCACAAGAAGCTCAAGGTTTCCCATGATAACCTCACAGTGGAGCGGGATGAAACCACGTCCAAGAAAGGCCACAGTCAGGATCGGTTCACCAGCCAGAGCAGCTACGGCGTGGTGGGAAATGTCTACATCGACAGCGGGCGTCACTATTGGGAGGCTCTGATTGGAGGGAGTACATG GTACGCTATAGGCATTGCCTACAAGTCCGCCCCCAAGCACGAGTGGATTGGCAAGAACTCAGCTTCTTGGGTGCTCTGCCGCTGCAACAACTCCTGGGTGGTTCGTCACAACAGCAAGGAGCTGGCCATCGAACCCTCACCCCAACTGCGGCGGGTCGGGGTCTTGCTGGATTACGATGCCGGATATGTGGCTTTTTATGATGCCGTCGGTTCCCAACACTTACACACCTTTCACGTCTCCTTCATCCAGCCTGTGTGTCCCGTGTTTAATGTATGGAATAAGTGTCTGACGATACTCACTGGTCTCCCTATACCCGACCATCTAGAGGGACTAGAACCTGGTAACTAA